The genomic interval CCTACGGCGGCCACTGGGTCGCCGCGGGCAATCGCGAAGTCTTCGAACTCGCCCGCTCGCCGCACGTTTCCAATGATCGCGACGTCCACGGCCGACGTCGCGGATATCAGGGCATCACCATCCCGACCGGAACCCAGGCGATTCCGATGCGCAGCGGCATTCTGGAGATGGACGACCCCGAGCACCGGTTGTTCCGGTCGGTGCTCAACCCGTATCTGTCGCCCAAGGCGGTGCACCGGTGGCTGCCGTTCGTGGACGAACTCGTCCGCGCCTGCCTGGACGAGAAGATCGAGTCCGGGCGCATCGATTTCGTCGACGATCTCGCCAATATCGTGCCCGCCGTCCTCACCCTCGCCATGCTCGGCATTCCGCTGGTGAAATGGTCGGTCTACAACGAGCCCGCGCACGCCTCGGTCTACACCCCGCCCGATTCCCCCGACATGGACCGGGTGACGGAGATGAACCTGGCGATGGGCATGGACCTGCTGGCCAACCTGCACGAGATTCGTGAGAATCCCCGTCCGGGGCTGATCGACGCGCTGGCCACCATGCGGATCGACGGCGTGCCACCCGACGATATCGATTTGCTCGGCGTGCTGTCGTTGCTCATCGGCGGCGGGTTCGACACCACCACCGCGCTCACCGCGCACGCCCTGGAGTGGCTCTCGCAGCACCCCGATGACCGCGCGACACTCAGCCGCGAGCGAGACGCGCTACTGGATTCGGCGACCGAGGAGTTCCTGCGCTTCTTCACCCCCGCGCCCGGCGACGGCCGGACGATATCCGCCGACTGCGAAGTCGCGGGCCGGTCCCTCGCGGAGGGGGAGCGGCTGTGGTTGTCGTGGGCGATGGCCAACCGCGACGCCACCGTCTTCCCCGACCCGCACACCGTCATCCTCGACCGAAAACGTAACCGCCACTTCAGTTTCGGACTCGGGATCCACCGCTGCATCGGTTCCAACGTGGCGCGCGTCGTCTTCAAACGCATGCTCGTCGCGGTCCTGGACCGCATGCCCGATTACACCTGCGACCCCGCGGGCACCGTGCACTACGACACCATCGGCATCATCCAGGGCATGCGGAAGCTGCCCGCCACCTTCACTCCGGGCCCGCGCCTGGGCCCGGGATTGGACGACACCCTCGACACCCTGCAGCGCCGGTGTGACGAGCAGCGGCTCGCCGCGCCGGCGACTGCGGAACCGTAACCGGCGGGCGGGGGCCTCGGCGCGTGGCGCACGCATTGATACCCTGCGTTCCAGGAGGTGGCCGGGCCGTGGATACGAGGGTGGCGCAGGCGAGACTGGAGCGTCGGCGCGCGGTCGTTGCCGCCGCGGCGGGATTGTTCGCCGCGTGCGGCTATCGGGCGGCGAGCATGGACGAGATCGCCTGCCGGTCCGGGATCAGCAAACCGGTGCTGTACAAGTCGTTCTCGAGCAAGCTCGAACTGTATCTGGCCGTGCTGCACGACGCGGCGGAG from Nocardia wallacei carries:
- a CDS encoding cytochrome P450, which gives rise to MSPEPTRNDRPRYDFDRHTPEYRFRFREITDEMHGGCPLAWSETYGGHWVAAGNREVFELARSPHVSNDRDVHGRRRGYQGITIPTGTQAIPMRSGILEMDDPEHRLFRSVLNPYLSPKAVHRWLPFVDELVRACLDEKIESGRIDFVDDLANIVPAVLTLAMLGIPLVKWSVYNEPAHASVYTPPDSPDMDRVTEMNLAMGMDLLANLHEIRENPRPGLIDALATMRIDGVPPDDIDLLGVLSLLIGGGFDTTTALTAHALEWLSQHPDDRATLSRERDALLDSATEEFLRFFTPAPGDGRTISADCEVAGRSLAEGERLWLSWAMANRDATVFPDPHTVILDRKRNRHFSFGLGIHRCIGSNVARVVFKRMLVAVLDRMPDYTCDPAGTVHYDTIGIIQGMRKLPATFTPGPRLGPGLDDTLDTLQRRCDEQRLAAPATAEP